In Zingiber officinale cultivar Zhangliang chromosome 3A, Zo_v1.1, whole genome shotgun sequence, the DNA window AGAAGAGATAGGATTGGGCGCTTGGCGTGGCTTTAAAGTGCTAGAGAAACCAAAAGCCAACAAGCATCGAACAGTAGTAACTCCTCCAAACCCACCGCCCCTCTTAATTTCTCTCTCCTCACACCATTTTAGCTCTCTCCCTCCCTCTTATAATCTCGATCGATCACTCTTCCTTCAAGACTGCTACAAGCTCTCATACGCGCGTAATAGATAGCCAGTATTATCAATTGGGGCTGGCTGGCTGCAGGGTGTGATATGAGTAGTGGAAGCAGTATCAGCGCAGGAGCAGGATCAGGAGGAGGAAGCGGAGCTGGcagtggaggaggaggagcaggagGAGGAGGGCCTTGCGGGGCCTGCAAGTTTCTGCAGCGTAAGTGCGTGATAGGATGCATCTTCGCTCCCTATTTTGACTCGGAGCAGGGCGCGGCGCACTTCGCGGCGGTTCACAAGGTTTTCGGTGCCAGCAACGTCTCCAAGTTGCTTCTCCACATCCCCGCTCACAAGCATCTTGACGCCGTCGTCACCATCTGCTACGAGGCACAGGCTCACCTCCGTGATCCCGTTTACGGCTGCGTCGCTCACATCTTCGCCCTCCAACAACAGGTATGTAATAtactatatacatatatgatattATTGATCATTAATTTTTTTAGCTCCATCGATCGATCTCGATCGATTGTATTCTGTCCTAGCTAGCGAGATGATTGATTCTTAATCAATTATTCATTTAATCATAACGCGACAGATCGACACATGTCGTGAAGGCGGACCACGTCCCAGCGACCTGAACA includes these proteins:
- the LOC122050614 gene encoding LOB domain-containing protein 18-like translates to MSSGSSISAGAGSGGGSGAGSGGGGAGGGGPCGACKFLQRKCVIGCIFAPYFDSEQGAAHFAAVHKVFGASNVSKLLLHIPAHKHLDAVVTICYEAQAHLRDPVYGCVAHIFALQQQIDTCREGGPRPSDLNTHLLSTSPPPLCFQ